The following are from one region of the Cryptosporangium minutisporangium genome:
- a CDS encoding enoyl-CoA hydratase/isomerase family protein has protein sequence MTGEFVTLDVAEGVGTIRLARPPMNAINGQVQDELRAVAGEAGRRDDVRAVVLYGGPKVFAAGADIKEFADTDYTGMVAKAEALTGAFTAVARIPKPVIAAVTGYALGGGCELALTADFRVCGDNAKLGQPEILLGIIPGAGGTQRLTRLVGPAKAKDLIYSGRFVDAAEALAIGLVDKVVAPDDVYTAAVEWASRFAKGPAYALRAAKAAIDNGLDGDLESGLRLESHLFAGLFATEDKRIGMESFLANGPGKAEFKGA, from the coding sequence CGTGACGCTCGACGTGGCGGAGGGAGTCGGCACGATCCGGCTGGCCCGGCCACCGATGAACGCGATCAACGGCCAGGTCCAGGACGAGTTGCGTGCGGTCGCCGGAGAGGCGGGCCGCCGGGACGACGTCCGGGCGGTCGTGCTGTACGGCGGGCCGAAGGTGTTCGCGGCAGGCGCGGACATCAAGGAGTTCGCGGACACCGACTACACCGGGATGGTCGCCAAGGCCGAAGCGCTGACCGGTGCGTTCACCGCGGTCGCGCGGATCCCCAAGCCGGTGATCGCGGCGGTCACCGGGTATGCGCTCGGAGGCGGGTGCGAGCTGGCGCTGACCGCGGACTTCCGGGTCTGCGGCGACAACGCGAAGCTCGGGCAGCCGGAGATCCTGCTGGGCATCATCCCCGGCGCGGGTGGGACGCAGCGGCTGACGCGGCTGGTCGGTCCGGCCAAGGCGAAGGACCTGATCTACTCCGGCCGGTTCGTGGACGCCGCCGAGGCGTTGGCGATCGGTCTGGTGGACAAGGTCGTCGCGCCGGACGACGTCTACACCGCGGCGGTGGAGTGGGCTTCGCGGTTCGCGAAGGGACCGGCGTACGCCTTGCGGGCCGCGAAGGCCGCGATCGATAACGGGTTGGACGGTGATCTCGAGTCGGGGCTCCGGCTGGAGAGCCACCTCTTCGCGGGCCTGTTCGCCACCGAGGACAAGCGGATCGGAATGGAGTCTTTCCTGGCCAACGGGCCGGGCAAGGCGGAGTTCAAGGGAGCCTGA